A stretch of Aureispira sp. CCB-E DNA encodes these proteins:
- a CDS encoding Gfo/Idh/MocA family protein, with amino-acid sequence MEVQTKKVQFAIVGAGHIGKRHAAMIEKNQEANLVALCDIEHPKFLNIEDFDVPFYNSIEALLAADLEIDVVCICTPNGVHAEQAILALGAHKHVVCEKPMGLSKEACEAVIFKSLQVNRHVFCVMQNRYSPPSIWVKEMIDQQRLGQIFMVQINCYWNRDDRYYYKNGQQHTWKGRLESDGGPLFTQFSHFVDILYWLFGDIKNIQAMFHNFSHQHSTEFEDSGVVQFDFVKGGMGCINYSTAIYDKNLESSLTIIGSEGSLKIGGQYMNEVEYCHIKDYTMPTLAASNPANDYGAYKGSAANHGYVIQNVIDVIKEKKPITTNALEGLKVVEIIENIYKLKSNNK; translated from the coding sequence ATGGAAGTACAAACAAAAAAAGTACAATTTGCAATTGTTGGTGCTGGACATATTGGCAAACGGCATGCAGCTATGATTGAAAAAAATCAAGAGGCAAACTTAGTCGCACTTTGTGATATAGAACATCCAAAATTCTTAAACATAGAAGACTTTGATGTTCCCTTTTATAATTCCATAGAGGCTTTGTTGGCTGCTGATTTAGAGATTGATGTAGTTTGTATTTGTACGCCAAATGGAGTGCATGCAGAGCAAGCAATTCTGGCTTTGGGAGCTCACAAGCATGTTGTTTGCGAAAAACCAATGGGACTCAGCAAGGAAGCTTGTGAAGCTGTGATTTTTAAATCGCTGCAAGTCAATCGCCATGTTTTTTGTGTTATGCAAAATCGTTATTCGCCTCCGTCTATTTGGGTCAAAGAGATGATTGATCAGCAGAGATTGGGGCAAATTTTTATGGTACAAATAAATTGTTACTGGAATAGAGATGATCGTTATTATTATAAAAATGGTCAGCAACATACTTGGAAAGGTCGGTTAGAATCGGATGGAGGACCCTTGTTTACGCAATTTTCGCATTTTGTAGATATCCTGTATTGGCTATTTGGCGATATCAAAAATATACAGGCTATGTTTCATAACTTTTCCCATCAGCACTCTACTGAGTTTGAAGACTCTGGAGTGGTTCAGTTTGACTTTGTAAAAGGCGGGATGGGCTGTATTAACTATTCTACAGCGATATATGACAAAAATTTAGAGAGCAGCCTAACAATCATAGGGAGTGAAGGTTCTTTAAAAATTGGAGGGCAGTATATGAATGAGGTCGAGTACTGCCATATTAAAGATTATACCATGCCCACTTTAGCAGCATCTAATCCTGCCAATGATTATGGGGCTTACAAAGGTTCTGCGGCTAATCACGGTTATGTGATCCAGAATGTGATTGATGTCATCAAAGAAAAGAAACCAATTACAACGAATGCTTTAGAAGGATTGAAAGTTGTAGAGATTATTGAAAATATTTACAAGCTTAAAAGCAATAATAAGTAA
- a CDS encoding acyltransferase, giving the protein MSYYAHETAVIDEGCIIGAGTKIWHFSHIMPNSVIGESCNIGQNVVVSPKVQLGNNVKVQNNVSIYTGVTCEDDVFLGPSMVFTNVINPRSAVVRRGQYSPTVVQKGASIGANATIVCGNTIGAYALIGAGTVVTKDVLPYALVVGNPSKQIGWVSEYGHRLNFNEKGQAICPESDQVYALKDDLVTRIQ; this is encoded by the coding sequence ATGAGTTATTACGCACACGAAACTGCGGTTATAGATGAAGGATGTATCATTGGTGCTGGAACTAAAATTTGGCACTTTAGCCATATCATGCCCAATAGCGTTATTGGAGAATCTTGTAATATTGGGCAAAATGTAGTTGTATCTCCCAAAGTTCAGTTGGGCAACAATGTAAAAGTTCAAAATAATGTCTCTATTTATACTGGCGTGACTTGCGAAGATGATGTATTTTTAGGACCATCTATGGTTTTTACTAATGTTATTAATCCTAGATCGGCTGTAGTGCGCAGAGGTCAATATAGCCCTACTGTTGTACAAAAAGGAGCCTCTATTGGAGCTAATGCGACCATTGTCTGTGGCAATACAATCGGGGCTTATGCTTTGATAGGTGCGGGAACTGTAGTCACAAAGGACGTCCTTCCTTATGCTTTGGTGGTGGGGAATCCTTCGAAACAGATTGGATGGGTGAGCGAATATGGACATCGTTTGAATTTTAATGAGAAGGGGCAAGCAATTTGTCCAGAAAGCGATCAGGTATATGCATTAAAAGATGATTTGGTGACAAGAATTCAATAA
- a CDS encoding MFS transporter, whose product MNIAGNIWKLYVIKMSKWFMVYMPIVVLFLQSNGLSLRDVMLVNAIYSISVAFFEIPSGYFSDRLGRKNSIILGTLFMTAQFTAYSLSYDFWSLGLGAIIGGLGASFISGTDSALLYDSLHVLNRKGDYLKWEGRTYAIGTFSEAVAAIIGGWLAYTYGLRYPMYVQVGISFLGVITAFSLVEPPIHKEHDRGNWEQMRYILHYTFLKNKQLRFFIFLASIFGLASLLLAWFAQPYFDYKKIEENNIGYLWAALNMTVALFALNAHHGSKLLSSKQLIFVILFGFAIGYSVLGGYGGAFLWLGLLAMFVMYALRGLATPTFLNLINQHAPPDMRATVLSIRGFSVRVLYAISAPILGWVADIYTILETFLLIGVIIGLATIVAIGFYSLVLQE is encoded by the coding sequence ATGAATATTGCAGGGAATATATGGAAATTGTATGTAATTAAAATGTCCAAGTGGTTTATGGTTTATATGCCAATTGTGGTATTATTCTTACAGTCCAATGGTTTGAGTTTGCGAGATGTAATGCTTGTCAATGCCATTTATTCGATCTCTGTTGCCTTCTTTGAAATTCCTTCAGGGTACTTTTCAGATCGACTAGGACGCAAGAATTCTATTATATTAGGAACATTATTTATGACGGCTCAATTTACTGCATATAGCTTGTCGTACGATTTTTGGAGTTTAGGTTTGGGGGCAATTATTGGAGGCTTAGGAGCTAGTTTTATATCAGGAACAGATTCTGCCTTGTTATATGACTCTTTGCATGTTTTGAATCGAAAAGGAGATTATCTCAAATGGGAGGGACGAACGTACGCTATTGGAACATTTTCAGAAGCAGTAGCCGCTATTATTGGAGGTTGGCTGGCATATACGTATGGATTACGTTATCCGATGTATGTTCAGGTAGGGATTAGTTTTTTAGGAGTAATAACCGCTTTTTCTTTGGTAGAACCTCCGATACACAAAGAGCATGATCGAGGTAATTGGGAACAAATGCGCTATATTTTGCACTATACTTTTCTGAAAAATAAACAATTGCGATTTTTTATTTTTTTAGCCTCTATTTTTGGCTTAGCCTCCTTGTTATTAGCTTGGTTTGCACAACCTTATTTTGATTATAAAAAAATAGAAGAAAATAACATTGGTTACTTGTGGGCTGCCTTGAATATGACGGTTGCTTTGTTTGCTTTAAATGCACATCATGGTAGTAAGTTGCTATCTTCCAAACAATTAATATTTGTCATTCTATTTGGCTTTGCGATCGGATATAGTGTGTTGGGAGGATATGGAGGTGCTTTTTTATGGTTGGGATTGTTGGCTATGTTTGTTATGTATGCTTTGAGAGGTTTGGCTACGCCTACTTTTTTAAATTTAATCAATCAACATGCTCCTCCTGATATGCGAGCAACCGTGTTGTCTATTCGAGGATTTAGCGTTCGAGTACTGTATGCTATATCAGCTCCTATTCTAGGGTGGGTGGCAGATATTTATACGATTTTAGAGACATTTTTATTAATAGGCGTGATAATTGGTTTAGCAACGATTGTCGCAATTGGATTTTATTCTTTAGTTTTGCAGGAATAG
- a CDS encoding glucosaminidase domain-containing protein, whose translation MQRILLIWIGIFCLQITQLLAKPCSEDFFIDDVKARFYVEKYKHIAVAEMDRTGIPASIKMAQGILESGVGESELANVANNHFGIKCGGEVWQGATHYVWDDEVVKSCFRVYESAEESYIAHSEFLLNPKKAFRYGVLFELEKHDYKGWAKGLQKSGYATSKTYSKNLIAIIERLELYKLDYLTVEVLALTEDELANIFPKTGPEVDLNAEDTTTTTTRIPDPFSSVLDSVDMVLTLYQFRVNDIDAVYVQPGDDLQSIADRYRKNAKKLYCYNELKGRELKVGQYIFLDKKRNCYQHSDTKKSSNIHIVNKGQSMYDIAQLYGIKLRKLLKYNKVYRHQAPRPGVQIFLKKQKR comes from the coding sequence ATGCAGCGTATTTTATTGATTTGGATAGGAATTTTTTGCCTACAAATAACTCAATTATTAGCAAAACCGTGCTCAGAAGATTTTTTTATAGATGATGTCAAAGCACGTTTTTATGTTGAAAAATACAAACATATTGCAGTAGCAGAAATGGACCGAACTGGAATTCCTGCCAGTATTAAAATGGCACAAGGTATCTTAGAGTCGGGTGTTGGAGAGAGTGAACTAGCCAATGTGGCCAACAATCATTTTGGAATCAAATGTGGGGGCGAAGTTTGGCAAGGTGCCACACATTATGTGTGGGATGACGAAGTTGTGAAATCTTGTTTTCGAGTTTACGAAAGTGCCGAAGAGTCTTATATTGCACACAGCGAGTTTTTGTTAAACCCCAAGAAAGCTTTTCGATATGGTGTTTTGTTTGAATTAGAAAAACACGATTATAAAGGATGGGCAAAAGGTTTGCAAAAATCAGGCTATGCTACCTCAAAAACATATTCTAAAAACTTGATTGCTATCATAGAGCGATTGGAGTTGTACAAACTAGATTATTTGACGGTAGAGGTGCTAGCACTGACGGAGGATGAATTGGCGAATATTTTCCCAAAAACAGGACCAGAAGTTGATTTGAATGCAGAAGATACGACCACAACGACCACACGTATTCCAGACCCATTCAGCTCCGTACTAGATAGTGTCGATATGGTGTTGACATTGTATCAATTCCGTGTAAATGATATTGATGCCGTTTATGTTCAACCTGGTGATGATTTGCAAAGCATTGCGGATCGTTATCGAAAAAATGCTAAAAAACTGTATTGTTACAATGAATTAAAAGGCAGAGAACTAAAGGTTGGACAATATATATTCTTAGATAAAAAACGCAATTGTTATCAACATTCAGATACCAAAAAATCTAGTAATATACATATTGTAAATAAAGGACAAAGTATGTATGATATAGCTCAGTTATACGGTATAAAACTTCGAAAGTTATTAAAATATAATAAAGTATACCGCCATCAAGCTCCTAGACCCGGTGTGCAGATTTTTCTTAAAAAACAAAAGCGATAG
- a CDS encoding nucleoside deaminase produces MFSVFSHEYYMKEALKEAEKAASLDEIPVGAVVVCNQQIIARAHNWTEHLIDVTAHAEILAISAASKYLGNKYLQQCRLYVTLEPCVMCTGALAWTQLGELIIGASDSKRGYRRLAPQALHPKTKVSTGILAEECATIITNFFRKKRL; encoded by the coding sequence ATGTTTTCTGTTTTCTCGCACGAATATTATATGAAAGAAGCGTTAAAAGAAGCCGAAAAGGCCGCAAGTCTCGACGAAATTCCTGTTGGGGCTGTTGTCGTTTGTAATCAACAGATTATTGCTCGTGCACACAATTGGACAGAACACTTAATAGATGTGACAGCACATGCAGAGATATTAGCAATTTCTGCTGCTAGTAAATACCTAGGCAATAAGTACCTCCAGCAATGTCGCTTGTATGTAACCTTAGAACCTTGTGTCATGTGTACAGGTGCTTTGGCATGGACTCAATTAGGCGAGCTTATCATTGGTGCCAGCGATAGCAAAAGGGGCTATCGAAGACTAGCTCCCCAAGCATTGCATCCAAAAACAAAAGTATCTACTGGTATCTTAGCAGAAGAATGCGCTACTATTATAACCAACTTTTTTCGAAAAAAGCGATTGTAA